One region of Salvia miltiorrhiza cultivar Shanhuang (shh) chromosome 3, IMPLAD_Smil_shh, whole genome shotgun sequence genomic DNA includes:
- the LOC131017402 gene encoding disease resistance RPP8-like protein 3 produces MAEALLLSVIEKLDINYRNDETNEIGSVIEEMREIVDIVRDKKMEEGRSLNFLVCDLVDMAEDALDLYRKRETHQKYYDSIHGWIGEIKKRMLKLGDDGMEAESNMRSSENVDDKYVVGLEEDVQMLLRTKIIGVKGDLETVLIKGMCGTGKTTLAREIYNHATVIERFKHRAWVCVSTNSTLKELLIKLIQQVVPENLHTSSLLENMDNRSLRDMIRQHLQGKRHFIVLDNVPKQMHVRSFLKALPGSIDGSILLLTSHTRQINIHVDDQDVHHMKPLDSNKSWQLFLKTINHGNKLTGEHKFPMSLVQEGKQMLRKCDGLPLAIKEVGKQLAEKKVSRGSEWEQLLESVDFGPILKLLEPFYHKLDPKLESCFLCMAFFKENTTLRKEKLTQIWVAGGLVDLEDECKPYLNGLINDSFIDVKDKSTEYHMNVVLHMLSIQKAEEKLGFEILRNNRNNLPSQSPRQHRVIICSRDRFNYSTDQDKHLVSLFFHGGGYFDANWESFELLKILDWEDFGLKNLPESSIDTMMGLRYLGLRNNYIQKLPRSLGKLKELGVLDIALNFMVELPDIIWKMGSLRHLYMSDVICREPLKIDTLENLETLSYISFDNWMYEASGLDKMTRLYKLGIEEIDEYSDVSKLFASLAKLKKLDHLILRGYRFRSMPCLDDLGILRYLNTLKLDGLLASLPNYLPPYIQSLTLVNSCLDEDPMPQLGKLQMLYYLKLRNAYTGQQMVILHNGFPTLKVLCIEELWNLRNVRGKGKIRLLNKLQIHDCPHVDALSKVIESIIYIKELKMVTTKSIAKKIRNSAFISKIGIVNINP; encoded by the exons ATGGCGGAGGCCCTCCTCTTATCGGTGATAGAGAAGCTGGACATTAATTATCGAAATGACGAAACAAATGAAATTGGAAGTGTAATtgaagagatgagagagattGTGGATATTGTGAGGGATAAGAAAATGGAAGAGGGGAGAAGCCTAAATTTTTTGGTATGTGACCTTGTCGACATGGCTGAGGATGCCCTCGACCTTTACAGAAAACGGGAAACCCATCAAAAGTACTATGATTCCATCCATGGTTGGATCGGAGAGATCAAAAAGCGCATGTTGAAACTGGGAGATGATGGGATGGAGGCGGAGTCCAATATGAGATCATCAGAAAATGTTGATGACAAATATGTGGTGGGGTTGGAGGAAGATGTGCAAATGCTGCTTCGCACAAAGATTATTGGTGTTAAAGGAGACTTGGAGACTGTTCTTATCAAAGGAATGTGTGGTACTGGAAAGACAACTCTTGCCAGAGAGATATACAACCATGCAACCGTCATTGAGCGATTCAAGCACCGTGCTTGGGTATGCGTTTCTACTAACTCAACTCTTAAAGAGCTGCTTATCAAACTAATACAACAGGTAGTTCCTGAGAATCTCCATACATCTTCCTTATTGGAGAATATGGACAACCGAAGCCTCCGAGATATGATTCGCCAACACCTGCAAGGAAAGCGACATTTTATAGTTCTCGACAACGTGCCCAAACAAATGCACGTGAGGTCTTTCTTGAAAGCTCTTCCAGGAT CAATCGATGGAAGTATATTGCTACTCACAAGTCACACGAGGCAGATCAACATACATGTAGACGATCAAGATGTTCATCATATGAAACCTTTGGATTCTAATAAGAGCTGGCAATTGTTTCTGAAAACAATAAACCATGGCAATAAATTGACGGGTGAGCACAAATTCCCAATGTCCTTGgtgcaagaaggaaaacaaatGTTGAGAAAATGTGACGGTCTGCCATTAGCCATAAAAGAGGTGGGAAAACAGTTAGCGGAAAAGAAAGTCTCCAGGGGGAGTGAATGGGAACAACTTCTTGAATCAGTTGATTTTGGTCCAATATTGAAGTTATTGGAACCATTTTATCATAAATTGGATCCCAAACTGGAGTCATGTTTCTTGTGTATGGCCTTCTTTAAGGAAAATACAACTTTGAGGAAAGAAAAGTTAACACAGATTTGGGTTGCAGGAGGACTAGTGGATTTGGAAGATGAATGTAAACCATATTTAAATGGTTTAATCAATGACTCTTTTATTGATGTCAAGGACAAGAGCACGGAGTATCACATGAATGTTGTTCTACACATGCTATCCATCCAAAAGGCAGAGGAGAAACTTGGTTTTGAGATTCTAAGGAACAATAGAAATAATCTACCCTCTCAGAGTCCTCGTCAGCATCGTGTTATCATTTGTAGCAGAGACAGGTTCAATTACTCCACAGATCAAGATAAACATCttgtttctctcttcttccatggaGGTGGCTACTTCGATGCTAATTGGGAGAGCTTTGAACTACTTAAGATACTTGATTGGGAAGATTTTGGGCTGAAGAATTTACCAGAAAGTAGTATTGACACAATGATGGGATTAAGATACTTGGGATTGAGAAATAATTACATACAAAAGCTCCCACGCTCATTGGGGAAGTTGAAAGAGCTTGGGGTTCTTGATATAGCTCTCAACTTTATGGTGGAGCTGCCTGACATTATATGGAAAATGGGTAGCCTTCGTCACCTCTACATGTCTGATGTGATTTGCCGAGAGCCTCTGAAGATTGACACGCTGGAGAATCTGGAGACCTTATCCTACATCTCATTTGATAATTGGATGTATGAGGCCTCCGGCTTGGATAAAATGACCCGTCTCTACAAACTGGGcattgaagaaattgatgaataCTCAGACGTAAGCAAGCTCTTTGCATCATTAGCTAAGTTGAAGAAACTTGACCATTTAATCTTAAGAGGGTATCGTTTCAGAAGCATGCCTTGTTTGGATGACCTCGGTATTCTACGATATCTGAATACACTCAAATTGGATGGACTCCTCGCCAGCTTACCAAATTATCTCCCTCCATATATTCAATCACTGACGTTGGTTAATAGTTGTCTTGATGAAGACCCCATGCCACAACTAGGGAAGTTACAGATGCTATATTACCTCAAATTGCGGAATGCATACACTGGTCAACAAATGGTGATCTTGCACAATGGCTTTCCCACGCTCAAAGTCTTGTGCATCGAAGAGTTGTGGAATCTGAGAAATGTACGTGGAAAAGGTAAAATTCGTTTGCTCAATAAATTACAAATCCATGATTGTCCACATGTGGATGCCCTCTCGAAAGTGATTGAGTCGATTATATATATTAAGGAGTTAAAGATGGTGACAACCAAAAGCATTGCAAAAAAGATTAGGAATTCAGCCTTCATCTCCAAAATAGGGATCGTGAATATCAATCCATGA
- the LOC131018264 gene encoding 2-oxoglutarate-dependent dioxygenase DAO-like, with translation MEDANVAGKIVKAFKEWGCFRLVNHGVAPELMAEMMEVARALTADLPMEMKMRTTDPLYPPREVLEKYTLRLHELTQFLGRKLMEGLGMEGDLFKNYACLLKINKYSHGPETVGLTSGNIHTDPGFITLLQDDDAVNGLEVMDKITGEFIPLDHIPGSLVINLGDAAEVWSNGRFYIPKHRVQCRVPTVRRSIGYFGLAPRDGKLETPPEMVDSDHPCRYAPFDFEEYRESTRLGNGEVLQLFLSKSS, from the exons ATGGAAGATGCCAATGTAGCTGGGAAAATAGTGAAGGCCTTCAAAGAATGGGGATGCTTCAGGTTGGTCAACCACGGCGTCGCACCGGAGCTGATGGCGGAGATGATGGAGGTGGCGCGTGCTCTCACGGCGGATCTCCCCATGGAGATGAAGATGAGGACTACCGACCCTCTTTACCCTCCCAGAG AGGTGTTGGAAAAGTACACGTTGAGACTTCACGAGCTGACACAGTTTCTGGGGAGAAAGCTGATGGAGGGGTTGGGTATGGAAGGGGATTTATTCAAAAACTACGCATGCTTGTTAAAAATCAACAAATACAGTCATGGGCCTGAAACTGTGGGATTGACAAGCGGGAATATTCATACAGATCCTGGGTTTATCACCTTATTGCAGGATGATGATGCCGTCAATGGCCTTGAGGTCATGGACAAGATTACCGGAGAATTTATTCCGCTCGATCACATCCCAGGATCTCTAGTTATTAATCTCGGAGATGCTGCTGAG GTTTGGAGCAACGGAAGGTTTTACATACCAAAACATCGAGTGCAGTGTCGTGTGCCGACAGTTCGTAGATCCATAGGTTATTTTGGATTGGCTCCGAGAGATGGGAAACTGGAAACGCCACCGGAGATGGTGGATTCCGACCACCCATGCCGCTATGCCCCATTCGACTTCGAAGAGTACAGAGAATCAACACGTTTGGGTAATGGAGAAGTTCTTCAGCTTTTTCTCTCCAAGAGTTCgtga
- the LOC131017401 gene encoding disease resistance RPP8-like protein 3, protein MSEALLLSVIQKLDIIYRYDRYAVGLGNVRKVIKKMREIMDIVRDKKLEDGRTLNFLVCDLVQMADNAIDIFKQHESFSEWRYKSINSWIKEMKKKMLKLGDDGAEMRPSDNVDDKYVVGLEEDVEMLLRLWIIGGEEYMKTVVIKGMIGIGKTTLAREIYNHAAVIKRFERRAWVSNSTYFTLKELLIQLIQQVAVEDPQNLHTSSSLENMDNRSLQDMLCQHLQGMRYFIVLDDLPKQMHLTSFLNALPGKDYGSRLLLTSHMKHPDIWHDEVHQMKPLDSNKSWQLFLETINHGNKLTGEHKFPMDLKHMGKQLLKKCGGLPLAIKEVGKQLVEQKVSGVSEWEQLLESFDFGSTLKLLEPFYHKLDPKLEPCLLCMAFFKENTTLRAEKLTAIWVAGGVVDTEYKCKAFLDGLVKESVIDVKDKSTEYGMNPLLHMLSIQKAEEKIGFEVLRKNGNNRAFESPRHHRVIICCRDKFNYSTDQDKHLVSLFFHGGGYFDTSSSYWKSFELLKILDLEDFGLKILPETIGTLMELRYLGLRNNYLKELSQLLRCLKKLEVLDISQNFMVEVPDIIWEMPSLRHIYMSEVICREPLKIDALRNLETLTYVSVDNWTYELSALKELRYLKKLGIEGLDGNSDVSKLFVSLAELKKLDHLILRGYRFRSMPCLDELRVLHKLETLKLDGLLARLPRSFPPNIESLTLVNSCLDEDPMPRLAENDSRLKHLKLRNAYTGQQMVILPYRFRSLEVLCIQELWNLRNIQCEGSLNCFDKIEIHDCPNLDTLPEAIGSFPFMKEIKMVTTKNIAAKIRNLDFISKIDIVNINS, encoded by the exons ATGTCGGAGGCCCTCCTCTTATCGGTGATACAGAAGCTCGACATTATTTATCGATATGATAGATATGCGGTGGGCTTGGGGAACGTGAGAAAAGTAAttaaaaagatgagagagattATGGATATTGTGAGGGATAAGAAATTGGAAGATGGAAGAACCCTAAATTTTTTGGTATGTGACCTTGTACAAATGGCTGATAATGCCATCGACATTTTCAAACAACACGAATCCTTCTCAGAATGGAGGTATAAGTCCATCAATAGTTGGATCAAagagatgaaaaagaaaatgctTAAACTGGGAGATGATGGGGCAGAGATGAGACCATCAGATAATGTTGATGACAAATACGTGGTGGGGTTGGAGGAAGATGTGGAAATGCTGCTTCGCCTATGGATTATTGGTGGGGAAGAATACATGAAGACTGTTGTTATCAAAGGGATGATTGGGATTGGAAAGACAACTCTTGCGAGAGAGATATACAACCATGCAGCCGTCATTAAGCGATTCGAGCGCCGTGCTTGGGTATCTAATTCTACTTACTTCACTCTTAAAGAGCTACTTATCCAACTAATACAACAGGTAGCGGTAGAAGATCCTCAGAATCTCCATACATCTTCCTCATTGGAGAATATGGACAACCGAAGCCTCCAAGATATGCTTTGCCAACACCTGCAAGGAATGCGATATTTTATAGTTCTCGACGACTTGCCCAAACAAATGCACTTGACGTCGTTCTTGAATGCTCTTCCAGGAAAAG ACTATGGAAGTAGACTGCTGCTCACAAGTCACATGAAGCATCCCGACATATGGCATGACGAAGTTCATCAGATGAAACCTTTGGATTCGAATAAGAGCTGGCAATTGTTTTTGGAAACAATAAACCATGGCAATAAGTTGACGGGTGAGCACAAATTCCCAATGGACTTGAAGCATATGGGAAAACAACTGTTGAAGAAATGCGGTGGTCTGCCATTAGCTATAAAAGAGGTGGGGAAGCAGTTAGTGGAGCAGAAAGTCTCAGGAGTGAGTGAATGGGAACAACTTCTTGAATCATTTGATTTTGGTTCAACATTGAAGTTATTGGAACCATTTTATCATAAATTGGATCCCAAATTGGAGCCGTGTTTGTTGTGTATGGCTTTCTTTAAGGAAAATACAACTTTGAGGGCAGAAAAGTTGACGGCGATTTGGGTTGCAGGAGGAGTAGTGGATACAGAATATAAATGTAAAGCATTTTTAGATGGTTTAGTTAAGGAATCTGTTATTGATGTCAAGGACAAGAGCACGGAGTATGGCATGAATCCTCTGCTACACATGTTATCCATCCAAAAAGCAGAGGAAAAAATTGGTTTTGAGGTCCTAAGGAAAAATGGAAATAATCGAGCCTTTGAGAGTCCTCGTCATCATCGTGTTATCATTTGTTGCAGAGACAAGTTCAACTACTCCACGGATCAGGATAAACATCttgtttctctcttcttccatggaGGTGGCTACTTCGACACTAGTTCTTCTTATTGGAAGAGCTTCGAGCTACTTAAGATACTTGACTTGGAAGACTTTGGGTTGAAGATTCTACCAGAAACTATCGGCACATTGATGGAATTAAGATACTTGGGATTGAGAAATAATTACCTAAAAGAGCTGTCACAGTTGTTAAGGTGCTTGAAAAAGCTTGAGGTTCTTGACATATCTCAAAACTTTATGGTGGAGGTGCCGGATATTATATGGGAAATGCCTAGCCTTCGTCACATCTACATGTCTGAAGTGATTTGCCGAGAGCCTTTGAAGATAGATGCGCTAAGGAATCTGGAGACCTTAACCTACGTCTCGGTTGATAATTGGACATATGAGCTCTCTGCCTTGAAAGAGTTGAGGTATCTCAAGAAATTAGGGATAGAAGGATTGGATGGAAACTCAGATGTAAGCAAGCTCTTTGTGTCATTGGCTGAGTTGAAGAAGCTTGACCACCTAATCTTAAGAGGGTATCGTTTCAGAAGCATGCCTTGTTTGGATGAGCTTCGTGTTCTACACAAGCTCGAAACACTCAAATTGGATGGACTCCTTGCCAGGCTTCCAAGGAGTTTCCCTCCAAATATTGAATCATTGACGTTGGTTAATAGTTGTCTTGATGAAGACCCCATGCCACGACTCGCGGAGAATGACTCCAGGCTGAAGCACCTCAAATTGCGGAATGCATACACTGGTCAACAAATGGTGATCTTGCCATACCGCTTCCGTTCTCTTGAAGTCCTGTGCATCCAAGAGTTGTGGAATCTGAGAAATATACAATGTGAAGGTTCATTGAACTGTTTCGACAAAATAGAAATCCATGATTGTCCAAATCTGGATACCCTGCCAGAAGCGATTGGATCGTTTCCATTTATGAAGGAGATAAAGATGGTGACAACCAAAAACATTGCAGCAAAGATCAGGAACTTAGACTTCATCTCCAAAATAGATATCGTGAATATTAATTCATGA